The DNA sequence AATCAATTGATAGCATAATCCAGTTGTGTGAATGATAATAGTTTGTTGAGTACATGAATGCTATCTGAGAAGTTGTCTTTCTAAAATTGCATCTTGTGCAGCTACTCCTTCATTATTCTCCCAACGGACAGTCCCGGCTAGATCCTCCACTGCCACCTTGATGACATCCGTACGGACTCCAATATCTGTGGCATACCTGCTCACACAGTACATCCCTGCGGTCACTGTAGCCATCCCAACCGGGCTAGGCACTAGGAATTTCAAAGGGGACGAAAGGAGAGCTGCCAATGGTGCTCCGATCACAGAGGAGGCCTGCCCGCTTCTTCCAACCCCAAGCCGGTCAACAGTGAGTAGCCCCGTCTTGCAGTAAAGGGCAAAGTCCTCACAGTTGTTCTGAAACACATCGTAGTTCCCAAATCCATTCTGGAGCAGATACATTGCTCGGTGAATGACCATGTCAGTAGGGTCGGATGCAGCAGTTGTGCAGGTGCCTCCACGCACTTTAGCAATAAACACAGACGGGGTCACTCCATACTCAAAGCAATAAAGGGAGCCATTGCGGAGAAAGCAATCTAGACAAGAGAGGACAACTCCGCTATCTGGCTGCCTGAATCCACAGTCGGGAAAGGTCGGACATTCTTCACTTTCGTCGTATACTTCAGAGTTGGAGCTGGAAGTGTTTCCAACACGGGTGAAATGCACCACTTTGCTACCCCCAACAAAGATACCTGCATAATCACACATTAAAAGGTCTAAGCCACACCATATTTACAAGTAAGTTAAAAAGAAGCCATCACTGTAACTGCAACCACCTCTGTATATAGGTAGAACAAGTATGAACAAAAAACATCAAACATATCAAAGCAAACAAATATGATGAGATTACATCCTTGATAAAATGTTCACTCCAACAATTCAAATACTTTGCCCCAAGATTCATGAAACAtacttttttacttcattaaaatacaaattcttTCTGTGTGAAGCAGAGCAGTACAATTACTAAGGTTGCTTTAAGACCATAAGTCACACATTATGTAATTTAGGTTTGCAACGAAAAACAGCTCTACTGCGCCATATTTGGTCTAGCCAACTCAAATTCCAGTCATGTTTCGACTTAGCATCTCAATTACTAATGTTTTTTCATTCTCCACTATCACTTTATCATCTTAAAAAGATGAGTGAAGAATAAACCAACAGCATGTACTCATGGATCTAGCTAGTTTGAGGTGATCTAACAATatgtaaatgaaataaaactaGAAATGCAAAGAGTAAACTGGATGAGTTGAAAAGAGAATTCCACAATCAGAATTCAAGATTGATGATATGAACATTAAAATTGCagcaaatcaaggcatgagaAGACGCAGGATTAAAGGGCAAAATGCAGAATCGAAACATAAtcagaaagagagagaagaataaaAAGGAACCGTGATGGGAGTAAGCAAAGACGGCTCTGTAAGTGTAGATATGATCCCCAGGTTTGATTTCATGCTTCTCCACTCTGTTTGTAAGCAGACCCATAAAATCACTGCAACTTCTCAGCAACCTACAGAGAATTGAACATCATTTTTAGCAATGCCTTCTTCTACTTGTGtgcccaaaaagaaaaaggcgAAATCAGAGTGACATCATTCCCACGTGTAGGGATGCAACTGGTTCATCAAGCATTAGCTCAACAACTCACTTAAATTAATGAATCAAGCATTGACGATAATGGATGTTGCCCTTTCTGGTCTCTCTCTCATCATTTTGTGTGGGGGTTAGGGCGCTGCATCATTTTCCGAGTTACCCTAATTTACCTTCATTGGATtcgtaaatttaataaatagattacCCAAAAGATTTGAAGTTTAATTATGGTAGGGTCGCCTTATCccattataaattatataaaatgtatataaacttataaaatgtaaacCAGCTCttttaaatatactactctctccgtcccactaaATATGActtactttccttttttatttatcccaaccaagatgatccattactaaaaatgaaaactcttttatcttactttactctctctcttactttactctctcttcctttggaacggagggagtaatactttAAATTAAGGATACATAAATCTTTTGACAAAGAGCTAGTATattgtacttcctccgttccatagtaagagtcatttttctattttggcaagttccatagtaatagagtcatttctttttttagtaaaagtcaacatatttttccacacctactttactctctcttacttttttctctcttcatctctctacctttttcatttttcactttatttaactcacctaacacaatttttcttaatctccgtgccgaaaaaaaacgcctccattactatggaacagagggagtagaaaGTATGACACCCTCTCTTAATTAGTTTCCCATgccttgattttttatttcgataaaatatactttctccgtctcacaaaagatgttacacttttctttttagtttgtcccacaaaagatgtcatatttccctttttgaaaaaagttctctctcacatgaatataaaaattatattttctctctccatttaatacacaaaacaaaacatcctAAAATCATGTGTCGTCCcataagtgtgacatcttttatgggacggagagagtagtataAGCTTGAAACTGAAGCTTATTTCATTCCTTAACAcaacacttaaaaaaaaattatccatctataaaaatattctttttctaTGTTGATCCGTTCAATGAgtagtctatttttatttctgataaattttttctcttttatgaTGTGAGTCTCATTCTCtattaataatactttaaattttttttttatatcatttcttttttatcaattgatattaaaactcgtatcgtCTCCAAAGATCTTATTTTCATGGGACGAACTATAGTATAATAGAAACATACTAGGATCATCATGAATGatattataacaaaaaagAATGTATTTTAATACATGAGTAGTGATTTGGAGACATAATCTCTCGATGCCATTATACCCCCTATGGCATTTTGACATaggtataatttatattttgactaATATATCCTTTATAAAGTAATGAGTAAAgaccaaaattggtcctgaacatatgatcattttacgtttttggtcctaaacattatcttttggattttttggtcttgcacatatggaaatttgatcattttagtCCCCCGTCAACATTTTCGTTAGAAATTAACGGTCAACGAGTTTaaacccgattttgaccaaaattaacattttaattctgattttctCCTTAATTGATTCActaactattattataaatattattttaaaattagaaaattagaattaaatattatctCCTTCCTCGATTTCTCGCCGACGACTTCTCCAGCTGGCGCCTAGAGTCGCGGCGTCCGGCATCtctgatacgctcggattttgcacggttttaagaccgttatttggtccgttttttatgtcaaagtcactctacacgtccattatttgcatatttttatctattttggtattttgacgtgttttgtgagaaatgtgcataattgagccgaaaaaggagccaaaacgcaaactctggaaatctggagtcagacggcgaccggcgaccgccgtcGAAGGCGCTGCGGGCGTGAGCGATCGGTacgcggtccgcctcggaaaattACACTTGGAAGAGAGCGTCTcgccggcgaccgccggagtCGTGCGGCGGTCCGATCCGCACAAGGAAGAGCAAAGTCTCTacggactccaacgcggcgaccgccggccaaggtgcggcggcccgccggagaaaggcggaaaatccgagatgccctagatttgctccaagattgaccatattttgaagatcttttctttctacaacaaggattggctttcccctataaataagactcaagcttcatcacaattagagagcttctacttgcaaaataattcacagagatcaaaagctagaatacttcaattgtgcaagaagttggagaaggatttcaagaacatcaagaacgacaaggattcaacctacgagttttatttgctttagttttatgttcaaattgttttcccttcaatctatgtgtttagcttaattcattatgtgtaactaaactcatagggttctagggatgtgttagtaacgactttcgttatacaattccttttttctatttaatattcgttttatttttactttgtttcttccctaagtaattctgattttgcatgattgagtgacacaatcttgtatgatttaatatagcttgcttcataactatgatagagttctagcgagttagattaacttagtagacgctacagttagcttcccttaaaacgacactgttaattgagagtggggacttttcaagggtcttaggagctttatggagttacgtgttgggattgaaaaccctaatcttgtaatcaacgtttgcatcgcatgagcataagctataggtgactcgtcctatcaaagtaataactgtgctagggtattttagtttggaatttgtataaccataactgtgaacacacatctctgggattcccttatctctatcgattgtctccgtgttttattcgcatttagttgttaattgtttttaattattttctgttttcaaaaagttcCCAAAATCTTTCGTTCTttcagatagtaattgagttctagtagaggatagacactttgtgtttgtcttccccgtgttcccggcactgacctttagctatactatatatactcagTATTATTGCatgtttatttagtgctaataaaaaatgcatcaaTCTCTCACCTCACTCCAAAATTGACGCTCACTTCTCTCCAATTCGAGAATATCTAGTCTCACATAGGCACCAACGCCCCTACTGCCCCATCGATTTCTCGCCGCTCATTTCTTCAATCGGGTCGCTGAAACTCCTCCGGCGCCCTCTTCTCTCGGCTCAATTCCTATTCCTCTCTATTTCTCACTTACCGACTGTCCGTCGGCCGTGCGGTGCTCTCTCCGTcgagctctctctctctctctgcgaGCTCTCCCTCACCGTAGAAGTCACAGAGGAGTTCT is a window from the Salvia hispanica cultivar TCC Black 2014 chromosome 1, UniMelb_Shisp_WGS_1.0, whole genome shotgun sequence genome containing:
- the LOC125201485 gene encoding protein LEAD-SENSITIVE 1-like encodes the protein MGLLTNRVEKHEIKPGDHIYTYRAVFAYSHHGIFVGGSKVVHFTRVGNTSSSNSEVYDESEECPTFPDCGFRQPDSGVVLSCLDCFLRNGSLYCFEYGVTPSVFIAKVRGGTCTTAASDPTDMVIHRAMYLLQNGFGNYDVFQNNCEDFALYCKTGLLTVDRLGVGRSGQASSVIGAPLAALLSSPLKFLVPSPVGMATVTAGMYCVSRYATDIGVRTDVIKVAVEDLAGTVRWENNEGVAAQDAILERQLLR